One Plasmodium berghei ANKA genome assembly, chromosome: 13 genomic region harbors:
- a CDS encoding pre-mRNA-splicing factor CWC24, putative has protein sequence MFKKRNISNIKNKKKIEDIKEDKEDNENADAFKNGDEKDIVNKIWNVKEKGDDDDDDAVCKYIFKKKLKKIDEENKLNLKKKSHKLIIQSKSENNKESNENAEDKIYKGEFNESKDYGSYEIDKDWKNDHRAIMERNIEIGEEILKGNLKENIYRGKDAHEKALMIKKDSLAKNKYTGLYGPVRNSGANVRVTLRIDYEPCICKDYKETGYCGFGDTCIYLHDRSDYKSGWKIEQEYEEKRKRNEALRKEKLEKWNQKMLKKLKEKEEKINNNDAENGNNENNSDDKSSNELSVNSMSEDEHLSNASSSDDENNLPFACIKCKQKWKLEMNPSATECFHYFCEKCFMEMFQKNKKCFKCGLQLSGIMNAAHNIIDILNKKNASK, from the coding sequence atgtttaaaaagagaaatataagtaatataaaaaataagaagaAAATCGAAGACATAAAAGAGGATAAGGaagataatgaaaatgctgacgcatttaaaaatggtgatgaaaaagatatagttaataaaatatggaaTGTAAAAGAGAAAGGAGATGATGACGATGATGATGCtgtttgtaaatatatatttaaaaagaaattaaaaaaaatagatgaagaaaataaacttaatttaaaaaaaaaatcacaTAAATTAATCATACAATCGAAaagtgaaaataataaagaatcaaatgaaaatgccgaagataaaatatataaaggtGAATTCAATGAATCTAAAGATTATGGTTCTTATGAAATAGATAAAGACTGGAAAAATGATCATAGAGCTATAATGGAACGAAATATTGAAATCGGAgaagaaatattaaaaggTAATTTAAAAGAGAATATTTATAGAGGAAAAGATGCGCACGAAAAGGCattgatgataaaaaaagatagTTTAGCaaagaataaatatacaggGCTATATGGACCAGTTCGAAATAGTGGAGCAAATGTAAGAGTTACTTTAAGAATAGATTATGAGCCTTGTATATGTAAGGATTATAAGGAAACAGGATATTGTGGTTTTGGAgatacatgcatatatttgcATGATAGAAGTGATTATAAAAGTGGTTGGAAAATTGAACAAGAATATGAAGAAAAGCGAAAACGAAATGAAGCTttaagaaaagaaaaattagaaaaatggaatcaaaaaatgttaaaaaaattaaaagaaaaagaagaaaaaataaacaataacGACGCTGAAAATGGTaacaatgaaaataatagtgaTGATAAATCTTCAAATGAATTATCCGTAAATTCGATGTCAGAAGATGAACATTTGTCTAATGCAAGCTCAAGtgatgatgaaaataatttgccATTTGCTTGTATAAAATGTAAACAAAAATGGAAGTTGGAAATGAATCCAAGTGCTACAGAATGCttccattatttttgtGAAAAATGCTTTATGGAAATGTTtcagaaaaataaaaagtgtTTTAAGTGTGGATTGCAATTGAGTGGAATAATGAATGCAGCCCACAATATTattgatattttaaataaaaaaaacgcttcgaaataa
- a CDS encoding heat shock protein 90, putative has translation MQNAYISHKTKLILLFFVVVFLKCNDIIIEAFNFSRSVEKLNYVLNYKNSNIYRIYHNINKSFLKKRQFKRNSTVSFNNNVKTIDGDVQSDDTPVEKYNFKAEVNKVMDIIVNSLYTDKDVFLRELISNASDACDKKRIVLENEKRAKEAQNIVNDPTSSELSSEQKTPEEGKEGDSPDDNIKKLIIKIKPDKEKKTLTITDNGIGMDKNELINNLGTIAQSGTAKFLKQIEEGKADSNLIGQFGVGFYSSFLVSNKVEVFTKKENRIFRWFSDLNGSFNVSEIKKYEQEYEDIKTSGTKIVLHLKEECDEYLEDYKLKELIKKYSEFIKFPIEIWSEKIDYERVPDDSVSLKDGDKMKMKTITKRYHEWEKINVQLPIWKQDEKQLTENDYYSFYKNTFKAYDDPLAYVHFNVEGQISFNSILYIPGSLPWELSKNMFDEESRGIRLYVKRVFINDKFSESIPRWLTFLRGIVDSENLPLNVGREILQKSKMLSIINKRIVLKSINMMRGLKETGGEKWNKFLNTFGKYLKIGVVEDKENQEEIASLVEFYSINSGDKKIDLDTYIEKMKSDQKCIYYISGENKKTAQNSPSLEKLKALNYDVLFSLEPIDEFCLSSLSVNKYKGYDVLDVNKADLKLKTENDQNKSDNINKLKIKYEILCRWLHNKFSHKIHEVRISDRLIDSPSLLVQGEMGISPSMQKYMKQQATAQGMSENEMFGGQSMNQPVLEINPNHYIIKQLNHLIQIDKMNPKNDEIAEQIFDVASMQGGYTIDDTGRFAKRVIGMMEKNAQAYLKDVQDDIDITPSNNYEDTALNNTTPNDKSQLNSEQGGINQNDSISNNTLQESNENNSENYINGNPQEAGSEVSNDKQFDDSSTIE, from the coding sequence atgcaaaatgCTTATATTTCTCACAAAACGAAATTaatattacttttttttgttgttGTCTTTCTAAAATGCaatgatataataatagaagCTTTTAACTTCTCAAGGAGtgtagaaaaattaaattacgtactaaattataaaaattcaaatatatatagaatatatcacaatataaataaaagttttttaaaaaaacgccaatttaaaagaaattcTACAGTAagttttaataataatgtaaaaaCAATCGATGGCGACGTACAATCAGATGATACACCCGtcgaaaaatataatttcaaAGCTGAGGTTAATAAAGTTATGGACATAATTGTTAATTCTCTATATACAGATAAAGATGTATTTTTAAGAGAATTAATATCTAATGCCTCAGATGCATgtgataaaaaaaggattgtgttagaaaatgaaaaaagagCGAAGGAAGCGCAAAATATTGTAAATGATCCTACATCATCAGAACTGTCTAGCGAACAAAAAACACCAGAAGAAGGAAAAGAAGGAGATTCACCTGATgataacataaaaaaactaataataaaaataaaacctgataaagaaaaaaaaacctTAACAATTACTGATAACGGAATTGGTATGGATAAAAATGaactaataaataatttaggAACAATAGCTCAATCAGGTACTGCAAAATTCTTAAAACAAATAGAAGAGGGGAAAGCTGATAGTAATTTAATTGGACAATTTGGTGTTGGTTTTTATTCTTCATTTCTTGTTTCTAATAAAGTCGAagtttttacaaaaaaagaaaatcgGATATTTAGGTGGTTTTCGGATTTGAATGGTAGTTTTAATGTAagtgaaattaaaaaatacgaACAAGAATatgaagatataaaaacaagTGGTACTAAAATTGTTTTACACTTAAAAGAAGAATGTGATGAATATTTAGAagattataaattaaaagagttaataaaaaaatattcggaatttattaaatttccAATAGAAATATGGTCAGAAAAAATTGATTATGAAAGAGTTCCAGATGATTCTGTATCTTTAAAAGATGGtgataaaatgaaaatgaaaacgaTTACAAAAAGGTATCATGAatgggaaaaaataaatgtgcAATTACCAATATGGAAGCAAGATGAAAAACAATTAACAGAAAATGATTATTAtagtttttataaaaatacatttaaaGCTTATGATGATCCGTTAGCATATGTTCATTTTAATGTAGAAGGACaaatttcatttaattcaattttatatataccaGGTTCTTTACCTTGGGAATtaagtaaaaatatgtttgaTGAAGAATCTCGAGGAATTAGATTATATGTAAAACGagtttttataaatgataaattttcAGAATCAATACCAAGATGGCTAACCTTTTTAAGAGGTATTGTTGATAGTGAAAATTTGCCACTAAATGTTGGTAGAGAAATTTTGcaaaaatcaaaaatgCTATCaattattaacaaaagaattgttttaaaaagtaTTAATATGATGAGGGGATTAAAAGAAACTGGAGGAgaaaaatggaataaatTTCTCAATACATTTGGAAAATATCTTAAAATTGGAGTTGTAGAAGATAAAGAAAACCAAGAAGAAATTGCATCTTTAGTTGAATTCTATTCAATAAATAGTggtgataaaaaaattgaccTTGATACATACATAGAGAAAATGAAATCAGATCAAAAATGtatctattatatttcaggagaaaataaaaaaacggCACAAAATTCACCATctttagaaaaattaaaagccTTAAATTATGATGTATTATTTTCGCTAGAACCAATAGATGAATTCTGTTTATCATCTTTATctgttaataaatataaaggCTACGATGTTTTAGATGTTAATAAAGCtgatttaaaattaaaaactgAAAATGATCAAAACAAGTcagataatataaataaattaaaaatcaaatatgaaatattatgcAGATGGTTACATAATAAATTCTCTCACAAAATACATGAAGTTCGAATTTCAGATCGATTAATAGATTCACCTTCTTTATTGGTTCAGGGGGAAATGGGAATATCTCCTTCtatgcaaaaatatatgaagcAACAAGCTACTGCTCAAGGAATGTCAGAAAATGAAATGTTTGGTGGACAATCAATGAATCAACCGGTATTAGAGATTAATCCTAATCACTACATAATTAAACAACTAAATCATTTAATACAAATAGATAAAATGAATCCAAAAAATGACGAAATAGCAGAACAAATTTTTGATGTTGCATCTATGCAAGGTGGATATACAATAGATGATACAGGCCGTTTTGCAAAACGTGTTATAGGAATGATGGAGAAGAATGCTCAAGCATATTTAAAGGATGTTCAAGATGATATCGATATTACTCCATCAAACAATTATGAAGATACTGCTTTAAATAATACCACACCAAATGATAAAAGCCAATTAAATTCTGAACAAGGTGGCATTAATCAAAACGATTCTATAAGTAATAATACATTACAGGAATCTAACGAAAACAATtctgaaaattatataaatggtAATCCTCAAGAAGCAGGTAGCGAAGTTTCGAACGATAAACAGTTTGATGATTCGAGCACAATTGAATAA